The Paenibacillus tianjinensis genome has a window encoding:
- a CDS encoding helix-turn-helix transcriptional regulator, whose amino-acid sequence MLDIVKQWVWYDWIMLGLRLITSLSLMLTTIRFQEGLALPLWFVIFLEIASFSIPWVCLQLNYKYYLYTELLLFGGLCIHLTSLFPEAYVTFLVSAFLTAANSAHRSYRWTAPATVFILPGVFYAVAPSNGYWFMVTYYGLAYVMGFAFHLLIVNHRQNTTIRKQNKVLEQYMSQIERITLAEERNRLSRELHDTVGHAYTSIIMGMETLRSEITTDTGTERLDSLLELGRQSIEDVRNYLHQMESAHQSLSLAFSLQKLGDEFQAHAQVDVNFSAYGEEYPLSRQAKMTFVRCLQESLTNAVRHGQATGITVTLQFAQQYTRLEVRDNGRGMEEWREGFGMNAMKERAMNLQGQVSVYTKPGDGTLVVCNLPRAAEKEEELIRLLVADDQPFIRESLRTLFDNDPNLNIVGLAEDGEQAIELCETLRPDVVLMDLDMPRVDGVQATKMIKQQCPHIRVLILTTFQDTDQALDLLRNGADGFLLKSAAPLELAETIRLVHRGGKLIDQEMSHKIFERFEGSGESPQLKTAADYELTVREVEILQLVAKGLRYKTIASKLNLSDGTVRNYASSAYLKLGVNNREEASQKALDIGIIH is encoded by the coding sequence TTGTTGGATATAGTGAAACAATGGGTTTGGTACGATTGGATTATGCTGGGGCTCCGCCTTATTACCAGCCTTTCGCTCATGCTCACGACGATACGTTTTCAAGAAGGTCTGGCGCTGCCTCTGTGGTTCGTCATTTTTTTAGAGATTGCCTCTTTCTCCATTCCATGGGTTTGTTTGCAGTTGAACTACAAATATTATTTATACACGGAACTCCTGTTATTTGGCGGACTATGCATTCATTTAACTTCGCTATTTCCGGAAGCCTATGTCACGTTCCTGGTATCCGCGTTTCTTACAGCGGCGAACAGCGCTCATCGGTCCTATCGATGGACAGCCCCGGCAACCGTCTTTATATTGCCCGGCGTTTTCTATGCGGTTGCGCCAAGCAACGGTTATTGGTTCATGGTCACCTACTACGGACTTGCTTATGTGATGGGATTCGCTTTTCATTTGTTGATCGTCAATCATCGGCAGAATACAACGATCCGCAAGCAAAATAAGGTGCTGGAGCAATATATGTCTCAAATCGAACGCATTACACTGGCAGAAGAACGAAACAGGCTGTCGAGGGAACTTCACGATACCGTCGGCCATGCATATACATCCATCATTATGGGAATGGAAACACTGCGTTCCGAGATTACTACTGATACCGGTACAGAGAGGCTGGATTCCTTGTTGGAGCTGGGCCGCCAAAGCATCGAGGACGTGAGGAATTACCTGCATCAAATGGAGTCTGCACATCAGTCGCTCTCCTTGGCCTTTTCGCTGCAAAAGCTTGGGGATGAATTTCAAGCGCATGCCCAAGTCGATGTGAACTTTAGCGCTTACGGAGAGGAGTACCCGCTGTCCCGGCAAGCGAAAATGACATTCGTTCGTTGTTTGCAGGAATCGCTGACCAATGCGGTTCGACATGGCCAGGCAACGGGAATTACCGTTACGCTGCAATTCGCGCAGCAATATACGAGGCTCGAGGTGCGGGATAACGGTAGAGGGATGGAAGAATGGCGGGAGGGCTTTGGCATGAACGCGATGAAGGAGCGGGCGATGAATCTGCAAGGTCAAGTGTCCGTCTATACGAAGCCGGGAGATGGAACGCTAGTCGTCTGTAATTTGCCCAGAGCAGCGGAAAAAGAGGAGGAGCTTATTCGTCTGCTGGTTGCTGACGACCAACCGTTTATTCGGGAAAGTCTGCGGACATTGTTTGACAATGACCCCAATTTAAACATAGTCGGTTTGGCTGAGGATGGCGAGCAAGCCATCGAGCTGTGCGAAACGCTTCGACCGGACGTTGTGCTTATGGATTTAGATATGCCGCGCGTAGACGGAGTCCAGGCAACCAAAATGATCAAGCAGCAATGTCCGCATATCCGTGTATTGATTTTAACAACGTTTCAGGATACAGACCAAGCATTGGACTTATTGCGCAACGGGGCGGACGGTTTCCTCTTGAAATCGGCTGCACCGCTGGAGCTGGCCGAAACGATTCGGCTTGTTCACCGAGGAGGTAAGCTGATCGATCAGGAGATGTCCCACAAAATATTCGAAAGATTCGAGGGGAGCGGCGAATCTCCGCAATTGAAAACAGCCGCTGATTATGAGCTCACCGTCAGGGAAGTAGAAATATTGCAGCTTGTTGCCAAAGGGCTAAGGTACAAGACAATAGCCTCCAAACTGAATTTGTCGGACGGTACCGTCAGAAACTACGCCTCCTCTGCCTATCTCAAGCTAGGCGTAAACAATAGGGAAGAAGCTTCCCAGAAAGCATTGGATATCGGGATCATTCATTAA
- a CDS encoding erythromycin esterase family protein, which translates to MKKKMGIAIAASMITLAGFTGNIHATSKAGASLTAPYNSNQKTEQIKWLEEQARPLKTTDPTASLQDLSPLKDMIGSAAIVGLGEATHGAHEVFTMKHRIVNYLAAEMGFKALVLEEGWDRALGLDRYVLTGKGDPRQYLNPVFNTKEIVNLLQWIRQYNADPKHKSKIRIIGMDIQTVNENVYNNILAYVRKHDPKLATRLEQKMEDLIPVTKDLETFGGLKKENKERYVSDAKQISALLEQNKNKLNGKSREFAWIKQNARIIEQFTTMAASYPDSLEDFYLKHDIAMYENAKWTEEHVGKTIVWGHNGHVSKTNMLPFVYPKMSGQHLAEHYGKRYVTIGTSVFEGRYNVYNTSQQFGPYGILKQDDPNNYGYTLRQVKYDQFFVDLRQASGVTKTWPNEQHPFFAGVTTVGPDIPTMVDLSLGQAFDILVHIQNVKPSQLNP; encoded by the coding sequence GATCACGCTGGCTGGTTTTACAGGAAATATTCATGCAACTTCGAAAGCAGGTGCTTCTCTTACAGCTCCCTACAACTCCAACCAAAAAACCGAACAGATAAAATGGTTAGAAGAGCAAGCAAGGCCCTTAAAGACAACAGATCCCACAGCATCTCTTCAGGATTTAAGTCCGCTTAAGGATATGATCGGATCAGCAGCAATTGTTGGTTTAGGTGAAGCGACGCATGGAGCACATGAAGTTTTTACGATGAAACATCGGATTGTTAATTATTTGGCAGCTGAAATGGGCTTTAAAGCCCTAGTCTTAGAAGAGGGATGGGACAGAGCTTTAGGACTCGATCGCTATGTTCTTACGGGTAAAGGGGACCCGCGCCAATACCTTAACCCTGTATTTAACACGAAAGAAATCGTAAATCTGCTTCAATGGATACGCCAATATAATGCAGATCCCAAGCATAAGTCCAAAATACGGATCATCGGGATGGATATCCAAACCGTAAACGAGAATGTGTATAACAATATCCTCGCGTATGTAAGGAAACACGATCCAAAACTTGCAACTCGTCTCGAGCAAAAGATGGAAGACCTTATTCCGGTTACCAAGGATCTAGAGACCTTTGGCGGCCTGAAAAAAGAAAATAAAGAGCGATATGTTTCCGATGCGAAACAAATCAGCGCTTTATTAGAACAAAATAAAAATAAACTGAATGGAAAATCCCGAGAGTTCGCATGGATTAAACAAAATGCCCGTATTATCGAACAATTTACGACAATGGCTGCATCCTATCCGGATAGCCTGGAAGACTTTTATTTGAAGCATGATATCGCTATGTATGAAAATGCGAAGTGGACGGAAGAACATGTAGGAAAAACAATCGTGTGGGGTCATAATGGACACGTGTCGAAAACAAATATGCTCCCTTTCGTATACCCTAAAATGTCTGGGCAGCATTTAGCAGAACACTATGGAAAACGGTATGTTACCATTGGAACATCTGTATTCGAGGGACGTTACAATGTTTATAATACCAGCCAACAATTCGGGCCATATGGAATCTTAAAACAAGATGACCCGAACAATTATGGCTACACGTTAAGACAAGTCAAATACGACCAGTTTTTTGTTGATTTACGTCAGGCAAGCGGTGTGACCAAAACTTGGCCTAACGAGCAACATCCCTTTTTCGCCGGAGTAACTACCGTGGGTCCAGATATCCCGACAATGGTTGATTTATCATTAGGTCAAGCATTCGATATCCTAGTTCATATTCAGAACGTGAAACCATCTCAATTGAATCCATAA